The proteins below are encoded in one region of Segatella copri:
- a CDS encoding acetylxylan esterase yields MSVLGTSSLSAQIRGNNIVVTVTPDHQDWNYRVGEKANFMVNVRKSGTLLNQVKVDYEAGPVMFPEVKKSTTLKDGTMKWCGSLNRPGFYRLKVIAHVDGKDYEGLCTAGFSPEKIQPFAQEPKDFDAFWKKALDEARQNDLNPTKVLLPERCTKDKNVYEISYNNNRWGSKMYGILSVPVKEGKYPALLRVPGAGVRPYAGDTYTAPAECIVLEIGIHGVPVTMQQKIYDDLANGELKGYWDTNLENPYRNAYRRVVTGAVRGVDYIASLPEWNGKTIGVTGSSQGGFLSIAVAALDKRITFLAPVHDAMCDYEAEIHGVAGGWPHYFYKEDKAQGAAWKEQKLTDLEKARLEGARYYDGVNFARRITVPGWYSFGYNDEVVPPTSSYGLYNLVKAPKTLSLYQMTGHYWYQEQWDEWQAWIIQQLKK; encoded by the coding sequence ATGAGTGTGCTGGGGACTTCAAGCCTCAGCGCACAAATCAGAGGTAACAACATCGTGGTAACGGTAACTCCTGACCATCAGGACTGGAATTATCGGGTAGGCGAGAAGGCTAACTTCATGGTGAATGTGAGAAAGAGCGGTACGCTACTCAATCAGGTGAAGGTTGATTACGAAGCTGGACCGGTAATGTTTCCGGAGGTGAAGAAAAGTACCACTCTTAAAGACGGAACCATGAAATGGTGCGGCAGTCTGAACAGACCGGGCTTCTACCGCCTCAAGGTTATCGCTCATGTTGATGGCAAGGATTACGAGGGACTTTGCACGGCAGGTTTCTCTCCAGAGAAGATCCAGCCTTTCGCGCAGGAACCTAAGGATTTCGATGCTTTCTGGAAGAAGGCACTGGATGAGGCAAGACAGAATGACCTCAATCCTACCAAGGTGCTTCTGCCTGAGCGTTGTACCAAGGATAAGAATGTATATGAAATCAGTTATAACAACAACCGATGGGGCTCTAAGATGTATGGCATCCTGAGTGTACCGGTAAAAGAAGGTAAGTATCCGGCTTTGCTCCGTGTACCTGGTGCGGGTGTACGCCCTTATGCCGGCGATACTTATACGGCTCCTGCAGAATGCATCGTACTGGAAATCGGTATTCACGGTGTTCCTGTTACCATGCAGCAGAAAATTTATGATGATCTTGCCAATGGCGAGCTGAAAGGTTACTGGGATACCAATCTCGAGAATCCTTATCGCAATGCTTACAGACGGGTGGTAACCGGTGCTGTCCGTGGTGTGGATTATATTGCTTCTCTTCCTGAGTGGAACGGAAAGACTATCGGTGTAACGGGTTCATCACAGGGTGGATTCCTTTCCATCGCTGTGGCAGCTCTCGATAAGCGAATCACTTTCCTGGCTCCTGTTCATGATGCTATGTGTGATTATGAAGCTGAAATTCACGGAGTTGCAGGTGGCTGGCCTCACTACTTCTATAAGGAAGACAAGGCGCAGGGGGCTGCATGGAAAGAGCAGAAACTTACGGATTTGGAAAAGGCAAGACTCGAAGGTGCACGCTATTATGATGGCGTCAACTTCGCCCGTCGTATCACTGTTCCTGGCTGGTACAGTTTCGGTTATAATGATGAGGTGGTTCCGCCAACATCATCTTACGGCCTTTATAATTTGGTAAAAGCGCCTAAGACCTTGAGTCTGTACCAGATGACTGGTCATTACTGGTATCAGGAGCAGTGGGATGAATGGCAGGCTTGGATTATTCAGCAATTAAAGAAATAG
- a CDS encoding T9SS type A sorting domain-containing protein, with product MKKIALSLLIALSCISAKAADGKSLFVSFNDGSKIEFALSTLPEVTFGNDKMTVKSTATTASYELWKVSTFTYGTTTGIKQVETNNKFAFEGDRIIVDGTNNKVSAFALDGKNIKLSPITVGDKTIINLSELTNGVYIIKINNKSLKVARQ from the coding sequence ATGAAGAAAATAGCATTATCCTTACTGATAGCTCTGAGCTGCATCTCTGCCAAAGCTGCAGACGGCAAGTCGCTGTTCGTATCATTCAACGATGGTAGCAAGATAGAGTTTGCACTGAGCACTCTACCGGAAGTAACCTTCGGAAATGATAAGATGACTGTAAAATCTACAGCTACTACTGCCAGTTACGAACTATGGAAGGTTTCCACCTTCACTTATGGTACAACGACAGGCATCAAGCAGGTAGAAACCAACAACAAGTTTGCCTTCGAAGGTGACCGTATCATCGTAGACGGTACCAACAACAAGGTAAGCGCCTTCGCACTGGATGGGAAGAACATCAAACTCTCCCCTATCACCGTTGGCGACAAGACCATCATCAATCTCAGTGAATTGACAAATGGGGTCTATATTATCAAAATCAATAACAAATCCTTAAAAGTAGCAAGACAATGA
- a CDS encoding RagB/SusD family nutrient uptake outer membrane protein codes for MKKYNIYKTAVCAFVLGLSLSSCGDFLDQPDNSNYNADTFYNGDAECYQGANSLYSMPWYDFQRGFFKVGEVMSGNYYWWGSEDTQYWNCNVSANNANLKDMSYSLWTVNAYANTIYDKLKGANASASVKSACMGECLTWKAMAYFYLVRTFGAVPIIHNNTDIIGAGTYNDQYKANIEDVYDYIIMTLKKAIELLPEKDPTGLGRIDKYSAEGLLAKVYLTKSGFDPATTTYEQGSVAYIKTTNHQRNQEDLDNAAKYAKDVIDNSGRSLEPAANFPAMFYSAYKGPESLIAWHWRATRDPWTSQNSLQSDLAISGFDETGNNWGGWAGPSVDLIEAFGDNPTSQTRNNTDIRRKATMIMAGDKYDYFYTDCGGFDFLKHVYKGYEKHQGNGELQTPTGAQCAKHLVGDKADHNLHIGCDFDVMAYGNYTQLLRLADVYLIYAEAKIGNAGSTTDASAIDAFYKVRNRAVSTYERPTSISFEDVWKERRLELALEGDRWYDYVRRYYFDPDATIAELNAQKRNEYYGLNALYETWYNKGSYDGPWNLNSDVRYNDDPGKHQNVQMSSFTIPFPTEDATMNPHLLEAPQHVDISQFTY; via the coding sequence ATGAAAAAATACAATATATATAAAACGGCCGTTTGCGCATTCGTCTTGGGTCTCAGCTTGTCTTCTTGCGGGGACTTTCTGGATCAGCCAGACAATTCCAACTACAATGCAGACACGTTCTATAATGGTGATGCAGAGTGCTATCAAGGCGCCAATTCTCTGTACAGTATGCCATGGTATGATTTCCAAAGAGGTTTCTTCAAAGTTGGTGAAGTTATGTCAGGAAACTATTATTGGTGGGGAAGTGAAGATACTCAATACTGGAACTGTAACGTATCTGCCAACAATGCCAACCTGAAAGATATGTCTTATTCACTTTGGACAGTCAATGCCTACGCCAACACCATTTATGATAAACTGAAAGGTGCCAACGCAAGCGCAAGCGTTAAGAGTGCATGTATGGGAGAATGCCTGACATGGAAAGCTATGGCATACTTCTATCTTGTACGTACATTCGGTGCAGTGCCAATCATCCATAACAACACAGACATTATCGGTGCCGGTACATACAATGACCAGTATAAGGCCAACATAGAGGATGTATACGATTACATCATCATGACCTTGAAAAAAGCCATTGAACTGTTACCGGAAAAAGATCCTACAGGTCTTGGACGTATTGATAAATACAGCGCAGAAGGCTTGCTTGCCAAGGTTTACCTGACAAAGTCTGGTTTCGATCCAGCAACTACAACTTACGAACAGGGAAGTGTGGCATATATCAAGACCACCAATCACCAGCGCAACCAGGAAGATCTTGACAACGCTGCCAAATATGCAAAGGATGTTATAGACAATAGTGGCAGAAGTTTGGAACCTGCAGCCAATTTCCCAGCAATGTTCTACAGCGCATACAAAGGTCCTGAATCACTCATCGCATGGCACTGGCGTGCCACACGTGACCCTTGGACATCTCAAAACTCACTTCAAAGTGACCTCGCTATTTCGGGTTTCGATGAAACAGGTAACAACTGGGGAGGATGGGCTGGTCCATCAGTAGACCTGATAGAAGCTTTCGGAGATAATCCAACAAGCCAGACTAGAAACAACACCGACATCCGCCGTAAGGCTACCATGATCATGGCTGGTGACAAATATGATTATTTCTACACAGACTGCGGTGGTTTCGACTTCTTGAAGCATGTATATAAAGGTTATGAGAAGCATCAAGGCAATGGTGAACTCCAGACTCCAACAGGAGCACAATGTGCAAAACATCTTGTTGGTGATAAAGCCGACCATAACTTGCATATAGGCTGCGACTTTGATGTGATGGCTTATGGTAACTATACTCAGCTGTTACGTCTTGCAGATGTTTATCTCATCTATGCAGAAGCCAAGATTGGTAATGCAGGCTCAACAACAGATGCATCTGCAATTGATGCATTCTACAAAGTTCGCAACCGTGCGGTATCTACATACGAACGCCCAACATCTATCAGTTTCGAAGATGTATGGAAGGAGCGCAGATTGGAGTTAGCACTTGAGGGCGATCGCTGGTATGATTACGTACGCAGATACTACTTCGATCCTGATGCAACAATTGCTGAGTTGAACGCACAGAAGAGAAATGAGTATTATGGTCTGAATGCGCTCTATGAGACATGGTACAACAAGGGTAGCTATGATGGTCCTTGGAACTTGAACAGCGATGTAAGATACAATGATGATCCTGGTAAGCATCAGAACGTTCAGATGAGCAGTTTTACCATCCCATTCCCTACAGAAGATGCAACCATGAACCCTCATTTGCTGGAGGCACCACAGCATGTTGACATTTCTCAGTTTACTTATTAA
- a CDS encoding SusC/RagA family TonB-linked outer membrane protein: protein MNFKSREKLLASVAALSLLGISPQQTFAAQITTNQAVQQNKKITGNVSDAMGPIIGATVKVKGTKNAAVTDFDGNYTLNVGAGQTVEVTYVGYVTKTFKVGGQSKYDITLVEDDNSLDEVVVVGYGTMKKSDISGASVSMGEDQIKGSIITNLDQSFQGRVAGVTSVATSGAPGSSTSIRVRGQSTINAGAEPLYVIDGVIFQGGGSSGGSLGLGDALGNGSVSTVSPMSTINPADIVSMEILKDASATAIYGAQGANGVVLITTKRGKIGEAKFTYDGMAAWQYQGKRIDILNLREFSEYYNDFVNNGWISQDQARPDFSDPSILGRGTNWQDAVFRTAFQHQHQVAAQGGTEKVKYYVSGGMMDQDGTIIGSNFKRLNVRANLDAQLKKWFKIGMNTTYTRTKERLLHADGTEGVITYALTTPPDIAIYDVDGNYTSVVRDGWSSPNPIAQALSKDITMKRNKLTGNIFADITPIKNLTWHTELGYDLSWSDAEVFTPTMHLGNWNQDTNFASWQKNTSKYWQFKNYITYNGSIKKHSFTAMLGQEAWRSDWDYTYQANANLPNNTIHLPSLGSSTPSIKSGFGVTTMSSFFTRETYNYDDRYLATYTFRRDGSSNFGPENRWASFHSFAASWRFSNEKFIKSIAGKWLSNGKIRIGWGQTGNANIGAYKWGTTVTKFLVGQTSVAYRPTNIPNTSIKWETQEQTNIGLDLGLFNDKIGFTLDWYNKVSNDMLMPLQLPSYMGTQGNGSSRLNAPWGNYGKIKNTGFELAVNAHPIANKNFSWDTEFNISWNKNKLVGLSGTTNANIIGYGQWNDVVCVSNIGKPLYQFWGYQTDGVYKDFEDIKNSPKPKSYKEGALNKGTTVWPGDIKFKDISGPDGKPDGVIDDYDKTYIGNPQPKYTFGWTNTFRYKDFDLTLFVSGSVGNKVMNYLNISMSKMNNAWVNQSASVKNHAVLAPIDPNKDYSNGYKGNNANTVYNWYDDVDNIYVVNAGTNIPRLAIGDPAGNSSVISDRYVEDGSYLRMKNITLGYTLPKKYARYLHIESLRVYANIQNLFTITGYDGYDPEVGASTSDSQGYSFGVDNGRYPSPTVYSFGINLAF, encoded by the coding sequence ATGAACTTTAAAAGTAGAGAAAAGTTGCTTGCTAGTGTAGCTGCCCTGAGTCTTCTCGGCATCTCCCCTCAGCAAACTTTCGCAGCCCAGATCACAACGAATCAGGCTGTGCAACAGAACAAGAAGATTACTGGTAACGTATCCGATGCAATGGGTCCTATCATCGGTGCAACAGTAAAAGTGAAAGGCACAAAAAATGCCGCAGTGACCGACTTTGATGGTAACTACACACTGAATGTAGGTGCCGGACAGACTGTAGAGGTAACTTACGTAGGCTATGTTACCAAAACTTTCAAAGTAGGAGGCCAAAGCAAGTACGACATCACTTTGGTAGAAGACGACAACAGTCTTGACGAGGTGGTAGTTGTAGGTTATGGTACTATGAAGAAGAGCGACATCTCAGGAGCTTCTGTTTCCATGGGAGAAGACCAAATCAAAGGTTCTATTATCACAAACTTAGACCAGAGTTTCCAAGGTCGCGTTGCCGGTGTTACATCTGTAGCGACTTCAGGTGCTCCAGGTTCTTCTACCTCAATCCGAGTTCGCGGACAGTCAACCATCAATGCCGGTGCAGAACCACTTTATGTCATTGATGGTGTCATCTTCCAGGGCGGCGGTTCAAGCGGCGGTTCATTAGGTTTGGGAGATGCCTTAGGAAACGGTTCTGTTTCTACCGTATCACCAATGTCAACTATCAACCCTGCCGATATCGTCAGTATGGAAATTCTGAAGGATGCTTCTGCTACAGCCATCTATGGTGCCCAGGGTGCAAATGGTGTTGTACTTATCACAACCAAACGGGGTAAGATTGGAGAAGCAAAATTTACATACGACGGCATGGCAGCATGGCAATACCAGGGAAAGCGTATTGACATTCTGAATCTTCGTGAATTCTCAGAATATTATAATGATTTTGTAAACAACGGATGGATTTCACAGGATCAGGCACGTCCTGATTTCTCAGACCCATCTATCTTGGGTCGAGGAACCAACTGGCAGGACGCTGTATTCCGCACAGCTTTCCAGCACCAGCATCAGGTTGCTGCACAAGGTGGTACAGAGAAGGTTAAGTACTATGTTAGTGGCGGTATGATGGATCAGGATGGTACTATCATCGGTTCTAACTTCAAGCGTTTGAACGTACGTGCCAATCTGGACGCCCAACTGAAGAAATGGTTCAAGATAGGTATGAATACTACATACACAAGAACCAAGGAGCGCCTGCTCCATGCTGATGGTACAGAAGGTGTTATTACATACGCATTGACCACACCACCAGATATTGCCATCTACGATGTAGACGGAAACTACACATCTGTAGTACGTGACGGCTGGTCTTCACCAAACCCTATTGCACAGGCTTTGAGCAAGGATATCACCATGAAGCGCAACAAGCTGACCGGTAACATTTTTGCAGACATTACTCCTATAAAGAACCTCACCTGGCATACAGAGTTGGGTTACGACTTGTCATGGAGTGATGCAGAGGTCTTTACACCTACTATGCACTTAGGCAACTGGAACCAGGACACAAACTTTGCAAGCTGGCAGAAGAATACAAGCAAGTATTGGCAGTTTAAGAACTACATTACTTATAATGGAAGTATCAAAAAGCATTCTTTCACAGCCATGCTGGGTCAGGAAGCTTGGCGCAGTGACTGGGATTATACCTATCAGGCAAACGCTAATTTGCCAAACAATACAATCCATTTGCCATCTTTGGGTTCCAGCACTCCTAGTATCAAGTCTGGTTTCGGTGTTACAACAATGTCATCATTCTTTACACGTGAGACATACAACTACGATGACCGTTATTTAGCAACATATACATTCCGTCGTGACGGAAGTTCTAACTTCGGTCCTGAAAACCGTTGGGCTTCATTCCACTCATTCGCAGCAAGCTGGCGTTTCTCTAACGAGAAGTTTATCAAGAGCATCGCAGGTAAATGGTTGAGCAATGGTAAGATTCGTATTGGCTGGGGTCAGACTGGTAATGCCAATATCGGTGCTTACAAATGGGGTACTACCGTAACCAAGTTCCTTGTTGGTCAAACAAGCGTAGCATACCGTCCTACCAACATTCCAAACACTTCTATCAAGTGGGAAACTCAGGAACAGACCAATATCGGTCTCGATCTTGGACTCTTCAATGATAAGATTGGTTTCACTCTCGACTGGTACAACAAGGTTTCCAACGATATGCTGATGCCTTTACAGTTGCCTTCATATATGGGTACTCAAGGCAATGGTTCTTCACGTCTTAATGCACCTTGGGGTAACTACGGTAAGATCAAGAACACCGGTTTCGAGTTGGCAGTAAACGCTCATCCTATTGCTAACAAGAACTTCTCTTGGGATACAGAGTTCAACATTTCTTGGAACAAGAACAAACTGGTAGGTCTCAGCGGCACAACCAATGCCAACATCATTGGCTATGGCCAGTGGAACGACGTTGTCTGTGTAAGTAACATCGGCAAACCTCTCTATCAATTCTGGGGATATCAGACCGATGGCGTATACAAGGATTTTGAAGATATCAAAAACTCTCCTAAGCCTAAGAGCTACAAGGAAGGAGCCCTGAATAAGGGAACAACCGTATGGCCAGGCGATATCAAGTTTAAGGATATTTCAGGTCCTGACGGAAAGCCTGATGGAGTTATCGACGATTACGACAAGACTTACATCGGTAATCCACAGCCTAAATATACATTTGGTTGGACCAACACATTCCGTTATAAGGACTTCGACCTGACATTGTTCGTCAGCGGTTCTGTAGGAAACAAGGTTATGAACTACCTGAATATCAGCATGAGCAAGATGAACAATGCCTGGGTAAACCAGAGTGCAAGTGTCAAGAATCATGCCGTACTGGCTCCAATTGATCCGAACAAGGACTACAGTAATGGTTATAAAGGCAACAATGCCAATACCGTATACAACTGGTATGATGACGTAGACAACATCTATGTAGTAAACGCAGGAACCAACATTCCACGTCTTGCTATCGGTGACCCAGCCGGAAACTCTAGCGTTATCAGTGACAGATATGTTGAAGATGGATCATACTTGAGAATGAAGAATATCACTTTAGGTTATACATTGCCTAAAAAGTATGCAAGATACCTTCATATTGAGAGTTTGAGAGTATATGCAAATATACAGAACCTCTTCACTATTACCGGTTACGACGGTTATGATCCAGAAGTAGGTGCAAGTACATCCGATTCACAGGGATACAGCTTCGGTGTAGATAACGGACGTTATCCTTCACCAACGGTATATTCTTTCGGTATCAACCTTGCTTTCTAA
- a CDS encoding glycan-binding surface protein, which yields MKLNNKILSIMLLGATAFTGLSITSCVDEPDKYEIAGGTPSIDYVRLCDVTKKDSMLTGAYMGTSICLVGNNLRSITKMLFNDQQAILNTSMITDHTLIVDVPKTLTDNPTNKIYMYNKDGECTEYDFKTLVPEPVVTSLSNEFAKDGETVTLKGDYLLDYENAHLKITFPGNVDVTDFKSISKSAVTFVVPEGAQKGFVTVESMYGKGKSKFYFRDDRCILFDWDNDGDDAIATGHGWRDGIQNGNRMRNDVEGVQPLDGNYYYLGGKTVNFDSWAEDEYSFNYWPEPAAGYPELNSLMKWDDVDNMQVKFEVNIPNDWTGLSLQVYFTGNDQVTYSTGNNNYLADDKFPRALWTPWYGATNNTFSTSGNWQTVSIPLSEFAYDRYGNKLGGLKFENLTGMTMFLYTGPYKEATVECSPTICVDNIRVCPINE from the coding sequence ATGAAGCTAAATAATAAAATATTAAGTATCATGCTTCTTGGAGCTACAGCTTTTACAGGGCTCAGTATCACAAGTTGTGTGGATGAGCCTGACAAATATGAAATAGCTGGTGGAACTCCTTCTATTGATTACGTTCGCCTGTGCGATGTAACCAAGAAAGATTCCATGTTAACTGGAGCATACATGGGTACAAGTATCTGCCTGGTCGGTAACAACTTGAGAAGTATAACAAAAATGCTCTTCAACGACCAGCAAGCCATTTTGAATACAAGTATGATTACAGACCATACCTTGATTGTAGATGTACCAAAGACTCTTACTGACAATCCTACCAATAAGATCTACATGTACAACAAGGATGGTGAGTGTACTGAATATGACTTCAAGACGCTCGTACCAGAACCGGTGGTAACATCATTGAGCAATGAGTTTGCAAAAGATGGCGAAACCGTAACCCTGAAAGGTGACTACCTGCTGGATTACGAGAATGCTCATCTTAAAATCACATTCCCAGGCAACGTAGATGTTACAGATTTCAAGAGCATTTCCAAGAGTGCCGTTACTTTTGTGGTACCAGAAGGTGCACAGAAAGGATTTGTCACAGTAGAAAGCATGTATGGAAAAGGTAAGTCTAAGTTCTATTTCCGTGACGACCGCTGCATACTCTTCGACTGGGATAATGACGGAGATGACGCAATAGCAACAGGTCATGGCTGGCGTGATGGAATTCAAAATGGTAACCGTATGAGGAATGATGTTGAAGGAGTTCAGCCTCTTGACGGAAATTACTACTACTTAGGAGGAAAGACCGTTAATTTCGATTCATGGGCTGAAGATGAATACTCATTCAACTACTGGCCAGAGCCGGCTGCAGGTTATCCTGAGTTGAACTCGCTGATGAAATGGGATGATGTTGACAACATGCAAGTGAAGTTTGAGGTTAACATTCCTAATGATTGGACAGGCTTGTCATTACAGGTATATTTTACCGGTAACGACCAGGTAACATACTCAACAGGCAACAACAACTATCTTGCAGATGACAAGTTTCCACGTGCACTTTGGACTCCATGGTATGGAGCAACCAACAACACATTCAGCACTTCAGGAAACTGGCAGACTGTTTCTATTCCATTATCAGAATTTGCATACGACAGATATGGAAACAAATTGGGTGGTTTGAAGTTTGAGAATCTCACAGGTATGACCATGTTCCTCTATACAGGACCATACAAAGAGGCTACTGTAGAATGCTCACCAACAATTTGCGTTGATAACATTCGTGTTTGCCCTATCAATGAATAA
- a CDS encoding IPT/TIG domain-containing protein, with protein sequence MKRHNKSFLWLVLLLICSTFAFTSCDRDDLNTDQYGNEISVLSYGPNPVLRGGVLTFKGANLDQITEIDLPGAEAITSINVVTSGKNSEINIEVPAEKCEPGIVTLKTAKNGEIKTLTPITYIENLKFTGFYVGENKENLVGNVGDVLTIEGDYLNNITSVIFANGATMDAENFKSQTRYQIQLVIPAEAGEGRFQISDGNNYMYSEGALSINAPEIDANNAIGKSLIKAGETEVLRGTSLDQIASIELNGATVEAADFKSQTASEITFIISSKVADGEITAVTKSGIRIPFGEITTVVPSQLVATPSPIKNGKEITISGKDMDLITGIAFPNAKESKLNKVETTKVTSTVPEDAQEGDITLSLDNGKTVAVAYTLVKPTVTACTPAAITAGEKTIIKGTDLDLVKSVTFPGDVEQTVEKFAAQNANAIAVTVPAACAGTGFKLNLKNGTTINIDGQLSIKAATDPAIASVTPGEAIAGSTITITGKNFQNIQNLYIGSYKVNRYTSRTNTEIVCQVPANAEVGTYKIVMEDPDGNKIEGPEFKVVPAEKDIAELVTNMDNGKITYPFDFSWSSGSGKFYLTKDVFEKVKVKVGSKLIVYKDPTVKGQVQINKNEDGWPTITTIADWNPSESKLEYVFDETAVEVAHSCGFAIQGDLTGVTKIVILP encoded by the coding sequence ATGAAAAGACATAATAAATCTTTCCTCTGGTTGGTTCTGCTACTGATATGCAGTACATTTGCGTTCACATCATGCGACCGTGATGACTTGAACACCGACCAGTATGGCAATGAAATATCTGTATTATCATACGGTCCAAACCCTGTACTCCGTGGGGGTGTCCTTACTTTCAAAGGAGCCAATCTTGACCAGATTACAGAAATAGATCTTCCTGGTGCAGAAGCTATTACCAGCATTAATGTTGTTACATCAGGAAAAAACTCAGAAATCAATATTGAAGTTCCTGCAGAAAAATGTGAACCAGGTATTGTTACATTGAAGACCGCCAAGAATGGTGAAATCAAGACCCTTACCCCAATCACATACATTGAGAATTTGAAATTCACAGGTTTCTACGTAGGTGAAAACAAGGAAAACCTGGTAGGTAATGTTGGAGACGTCCTCACTATTGAAGGCGATTATCTCAACAATATTACATCTGTCATTTTTGCCAATGGCGCGACTATGGATGCCGAGAATTTTAAATCTCAGACCCGCTATCAGATTCAGTTGGTTATCCCAGCAGAAGCAGGAGAAGGCAGATTCCAGATTAGCGATGGAAACAACTATATGTATTCTGAAGGTGCTTTAAGTATCAATGCTCCTGAAATCGATGCAAACAATGCTATCGGTAAGTCTCTCATCAAGGCTGGTGAAACAGAGGTCCTCAGAGGTACTTCACTTGACCAGATTGCAAGTATTGAGTTGAATGGTGCAACCGTAGAAGCAGCTGACTTCAAGTCACAAACAGCTTCTGAGATTACCTTCATTATCTCTTCTAAGGTAGCAGACGGTGAAATTACAGCTGTAACAAAAAGCGGTATAAGAATTCCTTTCGGTGAGATTACAACCGTTGTTCCTAGCCAACTCGTTGCAACTCCTTCCCCTATCAAGAATGGTAAAGAGATAACAATCAGCGGTAAGGATATGGATCTGATTACAGGCATCGCATTCCCTAACGCCAAGGAATCTAAGCTTAACAAGGTTGAGACAACAAAGGTTACTTCTACAGTACCAGAGGATGCACAGGAAGGCGACATCACTTTGAGTCTTGATAATGGCAAGACCGTTGCAGTAGCCTATACATTGGTTAAGCCAACAGTTACCGCTTGCACTCCTGCTGCTATCACAGCTGGCGAGAAGACCATCATCAAGGGTACAGATCTCGACCTCGTGAAGAGCGTCACCTTCCCTGGCGATGTAGAGCAGACCGTAGAGAAATTTGCAGCACAGAATGCCAATGCCATCGCAGTAACAGTTCCTGCAGCATGCGCCGGTACAGGCTTCAAGCTCAACCTGAAGAATGGTACCACTATCAACATCGATGGTCAATTGAGCATCAAGGCAGCTACAGATCCAGCAATTGCATCCGTAACACCAGGTGAAGCTATCGCAGGTTCTACCATCACCATCACTGGTAAGAACTTCCAGAACATCCAGAACCTCTATATCGGTTCTTACAAGGTAAACCGCTATACCTCACGTACCAATACAGAGATTGTATGTCAGGTTCCTGCCAATGCTGAAGTAGGTACATACAAGATCGTGATGGAAGACCCAGACGGCAACAAGATTGAAGGTCCTGAGTTCAAGGTGGTTCCTGCCGAAAAGGATATCGCAGAACTTGTAACGAATATGGATAATGGGAAAATAACATATCCATTTGATTTCTCATGGTCAAGTGGCAGTGGAAAATTCTATTTGACCAAAGACGTATTTGAGAAAGTAAAGGTAAAAGTTGGTTCTAAACTGATTGTTTACAAAGACCCTACCGTCAAGGGACAAGTACAGATCAATAAGAATGAAGATGGTTGGCCAACTATAACAACTATTGCAGATTGGAATCCTTCAGAAAGTAAACTTGAATATGTTTTTGATGAAACAGCTGTAGAAGTTGCACACTCATGTGGCTTTGCTATTCAGGGCGACTTGACAGGAGTTACCAAGATTGTTATCCTCCCATAA